A genomic stretch from Haemophilus parainfluenzae ATCC 33392 includes:
- the mltF gene encoding membrane-bound lytic murein transglycosylase MltF, whose amino-acid sequence MKGLFLRIIAAFALLLWAVDMVFPWQKIMQSEQNPYTTIKNRGSLIVGTINNPIYYFIGNEGESGLEYELAKNFADYLGVRLQIKTLENNDQLFNELENNNIDIAAANLLFQPQRAEKFQLGPSYTSASWQLVYKKGENRPKDLAQVQQEIIISAGEDLEKLLSLAQKKLPALKWQNNKQLTQEELLIQVAEGKIPYTIANSIDVAAAQQIRPNLAIAFDLTDEMTVHWYLSNKSYNELQAGLLDFMNNAIETGLIDRIEEKYFRHITAFDYVDTQAYLEAVEKILPQYQPLFEKYKGNLDWRLLAAVAYQESHWDPYATSPTGVRGMMMLTKDTALRMNINNRTDAEQSIKAGSEYLHWLLAQIPDSIPEEDRIWYSLAAYNMGLGHILDARRLTKKLGGNPDNWLDVKNNLQLLSEKRHYSNLKYGYARGYEAYQYVENIRRYMNSIVNYHRVQENQTTATK is encoded by the coding sequence TTGAAAGGTCTATTTTTACGTATTATTGCTGCCTTTGCATTATTACTTTGGGCAGTGGATATGGTGTTCCCTTGGCAAAAAATTATGCAATCGGAGCAAAACCCTTACACCACGATCAAAAATCGCGGTAGCCTTATTGTCGGCACCATTAACAATCCCATTTACTATTTTATTGGGAATGAGGGCGAATCTGGCTTGGAATACGAATTAGCAAAAAACTTTGCTGATTATTTAGGGGTTCGTTTACAAATTAAAACCTTAGAAAATAACGATCAACTTTTTAACGAATTAGAGAACAACAATATTGATATTGCAGCTGCGAATCTTTTATTCCAGCCTCAACGTGCAGAAAAATTTCAGTTAGGGCCATCTTATACTTCCGCTTCTTGGCAGCTTGTGTATAAAAAAGGTGAAAATCGCCCGAAAGATTTAGCGCAAGTACAGCAAGAAATTATCATTTCTGCGGGGGAAGACTTAGAAAAATTACTATCCCTTGCACAGAAGAAACTCCCTGCACTTAAATGGCAGAATAACAAGCAGTTGACCCAAGAAGAATTGTTAATTCAAGTAGCGGAAGGCAAAATTCCTTATACCATTGCAAATAGTATTGATGTGGCGGCCGCACAACAAATTCGCCCTAACTTAGCAATTGCATTTGACCTAACGGATGAAATGACCGTGCATTGGTATCTTTCCAATAAATCCTATAATGAGCTACAAGCAGGCTTGTTGGATTTTATGAATAATGCCATTGAAACAGGATTAATTGATCGTATTGAGGAAAAATATTTCCGCCATATTACTGCCTTTGATTATGTAGATACTCAAGCTTATTTAGAAGCGGTTGAAAAAATTCTGCCTCAATATCAACCGCTCTTTGAAAAATACAAAGGGAATTTAGACTGGCGATTATTAGCTGCTGTGGCCTATCAAGAATCGCACTGGGACCCTTATGCCACCTCTCCAACTGGCGTACGTGGAATGATGATGCTCACCAAAGATACGGCTTTGCGGATGAATATTAATAATCGTACAGATGCTGAACAAAGTATTAAAGCGGGATCTGAATACCTGCATTGGCTACTCGCTCAAATACCTGACAGTATTCCAGAAGAGGATCGAATTTGGTATTCTTTAGCAGCATACAACATGGGATTAGGGCATATTTTAGATGCTCGTCGCTTAACAAAAAAATTGGGTGGCAACCCAGATAATTGGTTAGATGTAAAAAATAATCTTCAACTATTATCGGAAAAGCGTCATTATTCAAACTTAAAATATGGCTACGCTCGCGGTTATGAAGCCTATCAATATGTCGAAAATATTCGCCGTTACATGAACAGCATTGTGAATTATCATCGCGTTCAAGAAAACCAAACGACTGCAACAAAGTAA
- the hpf gene encoding ribosome hibernation-promoting factor, HPF/YfiA family yields MTLNITSKQMEITPAIREHVEGRLAKLEKWHTQLISPHFVLSKVPNGFSVEASIGTPLGNLLATATADDMYKAINEVEEKLERQLNKLQHKGESRRADERLKDSFEK; encoded by the coding sequence ATGACACTCAATATCACAAGTAAACAAATGGAAATCACTCCTGCAATTCGTGAACATGTGGAGGGAAGACTTGCAAAATTAGAGAAATGGCACACTCAACTGATTAGCCCGCATTTTGTTTTAAGTAAAGTACCAAACGGCTTTTCTGTAGAGGCTTCAATTGGAACTCCATTAGGTAATCTGTTAGCCACTGCAACGGCTGATGATATGTATAAAGCGATCAATGAAGTCGAAGAAAAATTAGAACGTCAATTAAATAAACTTCAACATAAAGGCGAATCCCGCCGAGCAGATGAGCGTTTGAAAGATTCTTTTGAAAAATAA
- a CDS encoding alanine/glycine:cation symporter family protein, whose product MSLQTILSAISSFIWGPPLLILLSGTGLYLTLRLGFLQIRYLPRALGYLFARGANKGKGDVSSFAALCTALAATIGTGNIVGVATAVQAGGPGAIFWMWLVALLGMATKYAECLLAVKYRVRDKYGFMAGGPMYYIERGLGIKWLAKLFALFGVLVAFFGIGTFPQVNAITHAMQDTFNVPVVITATVVTVLVAMIILGGVRRIARASAVIVPFMALGYVTTSIIILIVNYDKLPTAIALIIQSAFNPQAALGGAVGFTVMKAIQSGVARGIFSNESGLGSAPIAAAAAQTKEPVRQGLISMTGTFLDTIIVCTMTGLVLVITGAWSNPELSGASVTNYAFAQGLGTSIGATIVTVGLLFFAFTTILGWCYYGERCFLYLVGIRGIKVYRFVFIVLVGAGSFLTLDLIWILADIVNGLMAFPNLVALIGLRKEIISETKDYFERLKATQHDQDELA is encoded by the coding sequence ATGTCATTACAGACAATCTTATCGGCTATTAGTAGCTTTATATGGGGACCGCCCCTACTTATTCTTTTGTCCGGAACAGGACTTTATCTCACCCTTCGTTTAGGCTTCTTACAAATTCGTTATTTGCCTCGTGCCTTGGGTTATTTATTTGCTCGTGGTGCGAATAAAGGCAAAGGGGATGTGTCTTCTTTTGCGGCACTTTGTACGGCATTGGCCGCAACTATCGGGACCGGGAATATCGTCGGCGTAGCTACCGCAGTACAAGCGGGTGGCCCAGGCGCAATTTTTTGGATGTGGTTGGTTGCATTATTAGGCATGGCAACCAAATATGCAGAATGTTTGCTTGCTGTGAAATATCGTGTACGCGATAAATATGGTTTTATGGCTGGTGGGCCAATGTACTACATTGAACGTGGTCTTGGTATCAAATGGTTAGCGAAATTATTTGCGCTATTTGGGGTGTTGGTGGCCTTCTTCGGTATCGGTACTTTCCCTCAAGTGAATGCGATTACACATGCAATGCAAGACACCTTTAATGTACCTGTTGTGATTACTGCAACAGTGGTGACCGTATTGGTCGCCATGATTATTCTCGGTGGGGTAAGACGTATTGCGAGAGCATCTGCAGTCATTGTGCCTTTTATGGCGCTTGGTTATGTAACGACTTCAATTATCATCTTAATCGTTAATTACGACAAATTGCCTACTGCAATTGCATTAATTATTCAGAGTGCGTTTAATCCACAAGCAGCTTTAGGCGGAGCAGTTGGTTTTACCGTGATGAAAGCGATTCAATCAGGTGTGGCACGTGGTATTTTCTCAAATGAATCTGGTTTAGGGAGTGCGCCTATTGCAGCTGCTGCGGCACAAACGAAAGAGCCTGTTCGCCAAGGTTTAATCTCAATGACAGGAACATTTTTAGATACCATCATCGTATGTACGATGACGGGCTTAGTGCTTGTGATTACGGGAGCATGGAGTAATCCTGAGCTTTCAGGCGCAAGCGTGACTAACTATGCTTTTGCACAGGGTTTAGGCACATCAATCGGTGCAACGATTGTAACCGTTGGCTTATTATTCTTTGCTTTTACCACAATTTTAGGTTGGTGTTACTACGGTGAACGTTGTTTCCTTTACCTAGTTGGTATCCGTGGTATTAAAGTATATCGCTTCGTGTTTATTGTTCTGGTTGGGGCAGGCTCATTCCTGACTTTAGATTTAATTTGGATCTTAGCGGATATTGTGAATGGTTTAATGGCCTTCCCGAACTTAGTTGCATTAATTGGTTTACGCAAAGAGATTATTTCAGAAACCAAAGATTACTTTGAACGTTTAAAAGCAACGCAACATGATCAAGATGAATTAGCCTAA
- the nlpI gene encoding lipoprotein NlpI, whose product MQYFRFFRFLVSLSSLSLTLFISGCVQSGNVFVAPNKVVLADQTPNSHFEQEVMITRISQVLLVGKMSNEERATLHFERGVLYDSLGLWGLARYDFTQALSLHPKMASVYNYLGLYLLLEEDYDSALETFNAVFELDPSYDYTHLNRGLNFYYVERYNLAEDDLMKFYEADTKDPYRVLWLYLNEQKLKPQEAHANLVERAKGLSKDFWGTNIVQYYLGNISVGELQERATKFAENSQQYAEILTETYFYLAKQKLNLGQIDEAAALFKLAIANQVYNFVEYRFAVLELMKLKPAQTEDEKEEKSAVTKTAVF is encoded by the coding sequence ATGCAATATTTTCGGTTCTTCCGTTTTCTAGTTTCGTTATCTAGCCTAAGTCTGACTTTATTTATTTCCGGTTGTGTACAATCGGGAAACGTGTTTGTCGCGCCAAATAAAGTCGTACTAGCAGATCAAACACCGAATAGTCATTTCGAACAAGAAGTGATGATTACCCGAATCAGCCAAGTTTTATTAGTTGGAAAAATGAGTAATGAAGAACGAGCGACGCTTCACTTTGAACGTGGCGTTTTATATGATTCCCTCGGTTTGTGGGGCCTCGCACGTTATGACTTTACACAAGCCCTCTCGTTACACCCAAAGATGGCTTCCGTTTACAATTATCTAGGGCTTTACTTACTGCTTGAGGAAGATTACGACAGCGCATTAGAAACCTTTAATGCGGTGTTTGAATTGGATCCAAGTTATGACTATACCCACCTTAATCGTGGTTTAAATTTTTATTACGTCGAACGCTATAATCTTGCTGAAGACGATTTGATGAAGTTTTATGAAGCCGATACCAAAGACCCTTATCGTGTACTCTGGCTCTATTTGAACGAACAAAAATTAAAACCACAAGAAGCCCATGCCAACCTTGTTGAACGAGCTAAAGGGCTATCTAAGGACTTCTGGGGGACAAATATCGTTCAATACTATTTAGGTAATATTTCTGTGGGTGAGTTGCAAGAACGGGCAACTAAATTTGCAGAAAACTCACAGCAATATGCAGAAATATTAACTGAAACCTACTTTTATCTAGCAAAACAAAAACTCAATTTGGGGCAAATTGATGAAGCTGCGGCTTTATTCAAACTCGCTATTGCGAATCAGGTATATAACTTTGTTGAGTATCGTTTTGCCGTGTTAGAGCTGATGAAATTGAAACCAGCTCAAACAGAAGACGAAAAAGAAGAAAAAAGTGCGGTCACAAAAACTGCTGTTTTTTAA
- a CDS encoding DEAD/DEAH box helicase: protein MTDKITFNDLGLPEFILKAVSDLGFETPSPIQQACIPALLEGRDVLGMAQTGSGKTAAFSLPLLAKIDPAAKHPQLLVMAPTRELAIQVADACEHFMKYAKGINIVTLYGGQRYDIQLRALKQGAQVVVGTPGRILDHIHRNTLNLSELKAIVLDEADEMLRMGFIDDVETVMAELPEEHQTALFSATMPEPIRRITKRFMNNPQEVKIKVNNDNAPDIEQNCWYVQGFRKNEALLRFLEVEEFDAAIIFTRTKTGTLDVTELLEKHGFRAAALNGDMTQQLREQTLDRLRNGSLDIVVATDVAARGIDIERISLVVNYDIPLDAESYVHRIGRTGRAGRSGRALLFVEPRERRLLRNIEHLMKKPINEVELPNHEVLQACRRKKFQDKITKQLEHHDLEMYRSLLEDLFTADQDQEDIAAAMLMLLQGKQKLILPPDPPMDKRRRDRNDRGDRRENPRSAERRGERKGYGTPQPMDLYRIEVGRADGVEVRHIVGAIANEGDINSRYIGHIKLYDEYSTVELPQGMPKELLQQFGKTRVLNKQMQMSFMGAAQSDNRRSGNDFGGKGRRNERGDRGQDRFRGQRNGERRQRKFNDKNDLTFNERDRRDRQH from the coding sequence ATGACAGACAAAATCACTTTTAATGATTTAGGCTTGCCTGAATTCATTCTAAAAGCCGTTTCTGACCTTGGTTTTGAAACACCTTCGCCAATCCAACAAGCTTGTATTCCTGCTCTTTTAGAAGGCAGAGATGTACTGGGTATGGCACAAACCGGTAGTGGTAAAACTGCCGCATTCTCTTTACCTCTTTTGGCAAAAATTGATCCTGCCGCAAAACATCCACAATTATTGGTGATGGCACCAACGCGTGAACTTGCAATTCAAGTTGCGGATGCTTGTGAACACTTCATGAAATATGCAAAAGGCATTAATATCGTGACCCTTTATGGTGGTCAACGCTATGACATCCAATTACGTGCATTAAAACAAGGAGCACAAGTTGTTGTAGGTACGCCGGGTCGTATTTTGGATCACATCCATCGTAACACATTAAATCTTTCTGAATTAAAAGCGATTGTTCTTGATGAGGCCGATGAAATGCTTCGCATGGGCTTTATTGACGATGTAGAAACTGTTATGGCTGAATTACCGGAAGAGCACCAAACTGCCCTTTTCTCCGCGACTATGCCTGAGCCAATTCGTCGTATCACAAAACGCTTCATGAACAATCCACAAGAAGTGAAAATCAAAGTAAATAACGATAATGCGCCGGATATTGAACAAAATTGTTGGTATGTTCAAGGTTTCCGTAAAAATGAGGCATTATTACGTTTCTTAGAAGTGGAAGAGTTTGATGCGGCAATCATTTTTACCCGCACTAAAACAGGTACACTAGATGTGACCGAATTATTAGAAAAACACGGGTTCCGTGCTGCGGCATTAAACGGTGATATGACTCAGCAATTACGTGAGCAAACCTTAGATCGCTTACGTAATGGCAGTCTTGATATCGTCGTTGCAACCGATGTGGCTGCGCGCGGTATTGATATTGAACGAATCAGCCTTGTAGTGAACTATGACATCCCGCTTGATGCAGAGTCTTACGTTCACCGTATCGGCCGTACCGGTCGTGCAGGTCGTTCTGGTCGTGCATTATTATTCGTTGAACCACGTGAACGCCGTTTACTTCGTAATATCGAACACTTGATGAAAAAACCAATCAATGAAGTTGAATTGCCAAATCATGAAGTGTTACAAGCTTGTCGTCGTAAGAAATTCCAAGACAAGATTACCAAGCAATTGGAACATCACGATCTCGAAATGTATCGCAGCTTATTGGAAGATTTATTCACCGCTGATCAAGATCAAGAAGATATTGCTGCAGCGATGTTGATGTTGCTTCAAGGTAAACAAAAACTCATTCTTCCACCTGATCCTCCGATGGATAAACGTCGTCGTGACCGTAATGATCGTGGTGATCGTCGTGAAAATCCTCGTTCGGCTGAACGTCGTGGTGAACGTAAAGGCTACGGCACACCACAGCCGATGGATTTATATCGTATCGAAGTGGGTCGTGCGGATGGTGTAGAAGTGCGTCATATCGTAGGTGCGATCGCAAATGAAGGTGATATTAACAGCCGTTATATTGGCCATATCAAACTTTATGATGAGTACTCTACCGTTGAATTACCGCAAGGTATGCCAAAAGAATTGCTCCAACAATTCGGTAAAACGCGCGTTTTAAATAAACAAATGCAAATGAGCTTTATGGGCGCAGCACAGTCAGACAATAGACGTAGTGGCAATGACTTTGGTGGAAAAGGTCGCCGTAATGAACGAGGAGACCGAGGCCAAGATCGCTTCCGTGGTCAACGTAACGGCGAACGTCGTCAACGTAAATTTAACGATAAAAACGACCTCACTTTTAATGAACGTGATCGCCGAGATCGCCAACATTAA